ATCCATTGCAACTACACTTGATTGGTATCAGCAAGAGTTGCTTAGGTACAAGTTGAGCATTTTCGGACACCAGCTGGCTGGCTTTTGCAATGTTCAAACGGCTTGTACCAAAGAGATCAGAAACACGCCCCAAATCAAGATAATCGGGAGACCAAGCGCGGTACGTGACAAATGTGTTGCACATTTGAGTTGAGTTTGCAGAACATGAGAAGTCTGTATCTGCAGTAGTAGTCGACTGAGCAGATACATTTGAGGCTGACAAGACgagaaattggaaaaagaaTGCTTGCATGGAGAGAAGAAAGGCAGCCATTGCTGAAGAGTTTGGAGGTACTGTGGGTGGCTAAGTCAGATAAGATGTGCTACCGTTGTCATTGTGATGTAAAAGTCGAAAGAAAAGCTGGAAATTGTGTGTAGTTTACTGCAATCAGACCAGGGGATTCAATGTTGCCGAATTAAATAAGATCTTTGGTTTGTCTATTATTCTGCTGGTGATTCTCCCGTTTGATCCGCCTGGTATAGTGATGTGTATGTCTGGTGACTGAAACTTATGGAACAGTTAAATAGTGGTACAAAGAATGCCTAGCCAAAAGTAGATTATTTACTTGACAAGGACATTTTCATCACTAATTGGCAATTTTCTGTAATGGTTAATATCCCAATAATGTCTTTGAGAAGCATAATATATGCTAATCTAATACGATGACACAAGTCAAGACGGCAAGAACTCGTCCTTCGCATCAAATTTTATACAGAAAAAACTATGTGACAAAGTCAGAAAGAGTCAGTTCAAGGAGTTAGACAGCTGCATCCTTGCGGTAATCTAGACTTCTAGAGAGAgcgcccaaaaaaaaaaaacagatttgTATAGTGATGTGTATTTCTAAGAATTAGTTCAACATGATTATATCTTTACCAGTGCAGGGTAGGATAGTGGAACTGTTTCTTGAACACGGCCGGGCATGCGCATAATTGTCCTATAGGTTTAGCCTCCATTGAATCATTCATCAGTAATTTGGTATTTGTCCAGATGCGCTCAGCAGTTATTCAGAATAGGACAACAGAATATTCCTTAACCTGGGTTCTTCTTGAGTCTGACATCAGACTCAATTGTCCAAACCAACTACATTTGGATTTTAAAAGACTCGAACTCATAGGAATGACCTGTCACTCTGTCGCCCTACCGGATGATGACAGGAACCCACACTCCACTGCTCTGTGCTCTGAGGAACCCGTTCATGTGAGAGGCGCAGAAAATATCAAATGCAAAGCAACAACGCCCCTTGAGCAGCCAAAAACCAGACCAGGTCTCCACGTATATATatttagaaaaagaaagaaaaagacttCGCATTTGTTACTCAGTCAAATGCATACGTGCAGTTGCCTTAATGAGCAGGAGATTCTGACACACCCAATTTGCAATTGAGGCTTTTAAGCCTGTCCTCACCTCTTCAGTCTTGCACCATAACTAAGTGGAGTCCCCAGTATTCTCCTTCACAATTAACATGGGAATCTCCTTTCAGGGCTTGGACTTGGCCCCTTGCCCTTTTGAGTTCACCTTGAGATATGAGCTCAAGCTCAGCAAAACAGAAAAAGACAACCGAATTATTAATAGACTGACCATGATAAACTCACATTGCATACTTCAAAAAGATTCGATAATGTCTGAAATTGGGAAATAGTTAATGGTGGTAACTACCCATGCATGGCGAACCCTTTTGTCCAAAAATAGGGGCCTATGCGTTCGTGGGGTTGCCTGGTTGGCTCATCTTCTTTTTGTGCAGGTTGTCTCAGTCCACATAACAAAGTCAGAGTGGACGTGGATTCCTAGGACAGGAGGGCCTGGACGGTATGAAACCTCAATCTCCCAAAAGAGTTACAGCAGGGCCGATTATTTACCTGCGCTATGCTTCTCTAGTATAATTTGTACCCCTGTACCAGAATGCTCAAAGtagttcatttgttttcctcttCAAATCCGAGTTACGCCTCAATTTCGGTTGAAAATTTTCTGGCGTCATCGGATGGACACATGTCAtgaggaaaagaaattttcaaaataatgacttatgttgctgtttttggtggtTTTGTTAGTATTTTGTTAATTGAATCACTGGCAAGAGCCTTCCTTGCATTTGCATGGCCTCATCACAAAATGTGTCTTTTCCCGTGCTATCAAGATGAggagcatagttattaaatccgACCCAGTAAGGAACTGCTAGAAGAATTGAGTCAATGGGTCACTAGTTGAACCAGTGAgtattaatttaatatttataaatataaaataataattttaatatacataaaatatataataaaatactTTTAGATACTAATTATTATACTTAGAAAGACATCTAATAAATATATAGATATTAATAgaagatttaatttcattttattgtacttttaaataaataaataatatagtcaagtataaaacaaaatttatatcccttgttttaaaaaatatagcattttttcattattttattttttgcttaaaaataaagtatttttctaaccaataaaattttgtcaatttaaAAGAATGAattgtataataaaaaataaacaaatttatttaaaaatatttagttatcaaataaaaactaagCAAGTGGTAAAATTTTATACATATTTAAATGAAGATTTAATGTACAAATCTTATCAAAAGCTTATATacattttgtttcaaaaataaaaactcacaattatttttaaaaaaaggtaaATAGGATCAATTGAAAAATCAAACGAATTTTCGATTGAATCACTGGGCCAAGTGAGTTTATCCAAATTTGACCGGATCAATTTCTTATCCGGTCAAACTAAAAACCCAGCCCGGTATGATGCCCAGGTCCCCGGGTCTGGCCGGTTTTTATGATGATGATCACGAGAGAGGCTTTGCGTGAGAAAGAAGAGATCACCTAGTCTAACTCTTAAATCGGAACTAAAGGAAAAAAGGAGTtcttaggttgtgtttggattgcattttctgtgatttttcatggaaaaattactgtagcaatttgatgtatgtgaggaaaaaaggtaatagggaaatgcgatcacgaaaaacgacgtaatttttcgacggaaacctgcaatccaaacaaggccttagtTTTTCATTTTGACCGAAATGTAAGATAACCTTATCCATTGTCTTCGAAAAGTAAAGGCATGCCTTTCCACACCAATCCCACTTGGTCCGATGACTACAATTCAGAAACATATGTTATTGCCGCTCACCAGTTGGACGTTGACCTTGAAAACTGCTTCTAGTTCTGCCCACGCTCCACAAACTATCTGCTTCACTAAAGCTGATTTTTGAAGTTTTATTAGGCATACCGCATacctcttttgttcttgattcgATTCTGTCAAATGAGAACAATTGAGAACGCGCCCCATGCATGATTGTACGTCTAGGGGCCAAAATTTGCTAAGcaaggtttaaaaaaaaaaaaaaaagcgtctCCAAAGCTGGCTTAAAATGGCTTTTAAGTTGTCACTGCACTAGTGATGCAAAAACTGACGGATTTGTCCTTGTTTCGAAGGACAGAAGAAAACAGACGGatgtgtttggatagaatattttatttaaaataattactgaAGTACATTTTGTAatatgatgtatatgagataaaaatgtgattgaaaatataaaaaaatggaTTGAAAAACGTGCTTACAATGGAAGCGAAAtagtatttgaaaaaaatttgatatcCAAGCGAGTTTCGTTAATTTGACACAGACGtgctttttttccccttttcgtCAATGATGCTTATCATGAATATCTTTACGTATACAACTTTTTATAACCCAAAAACTTTTGTGAAAACGTAGAAAAGGAAGCGTTCATAAACTAAAAACACACAGAGGCATATAATTCTCAACaacaaaataaagtaaaaaaaaaaaaaaaaagaagaaggaagcaGCTTATTGAAGCAAGTCAAAATGAAAAGGAGGAAAATTTGCACATAAAAAATGACCGTGTATATTCATTTAATTTTACGAGTATGTGTCTTTCTATTATTTATCAACACATGTTTAATGTACTACAAGGACTCCAATGTTGAAAGAGTATCAATTACATGATTCACAAGATAGCAGCATTTTAGAGCATTTGTTGTCTGATATGTTTGGTTTGTAGGCGCTTCAGAGCTGCAGAACTGGTATACAAACGACCAGAAAAAGTATTGATGATTAAGTGACAAGATTGAGATGTCCGAGCCATTTATTACGGAAAGCATCCAGTAAGCCGGATGTGATCAAGGGTTCTCCTCAGCCCATACTTGAGAACTGCCTTGTTACCTTCTCTGAATCCATCTCCATAAGCTACTGAGGTATCTGACTCGATCTGATGTTTGAAGAACTCGCCAAGTTTCTTCTCAAACTGAGAGCGTTTGCCCTTTTTTGAAGAGTTTGAAGAGGACGAGGAGGAGGCAGATGATGAGGATGAAGAAGTAGAAGCAACATTACTACCAGAACCAGCTATGATTTCAGAGTCCAGCCACATATGAGCTAAAACCTGGCAAATCCCTTCTTCAACCTCCGGACTTAGATTGGAGTAACCTGAAAAGCATCCAACCATATTGAATGCAGTCAAGCATATTGCAGAGTAAGAGAGAGGAAAAGTAAGGAAACTATCTCAGTTGGGGTAAACAAGCACCTTTAAGCCTTAGCCACGCATGCATCATCTCATGAGCCAAGATGGACCCAGTCAACAACCTACAGTAATATTATAGTGTACATCATGAAGAAACAATCAACTATAGCCACAAGGTAGAGGAGAAACCGTTCTTACCTGGGGAGACCATACAAAATGAGGATTGCTGTCACTTCACATCGGCGGATTAGCCTATACGGCTCAGTGAACATGTCTATTATTCGATAACCACCAATTCTTGGCCGCCTTAAAATCTGTATTTGCGAGTGAATAATTACAGAAGATAAGCACAACAATTACATGCATGCAGTTGAGTTCATTAAAATTAAATGTCAGGGAAAGACTCCTACAGTGCTAACGGTTTGTTCTTCTGACAGGCAAAGTCCTCTGGTCTCAGGCATGTGATGATGACCCTGGGTGCAGAATAGGTACAAGAGAAATTAAAATAGTTTTTCAACAGCTTAATAGAAAAAACTTGAAATGGAACAGAGCAGGTTTTCAATGGAAAGAGGCACAATCTGGAACAGGTAAAAAGATTTCAGAGCATAAAACTAACATGCTTTTCTCCTTCCATGGCTTCATTAAGTGCTTGTCTCTCAACCAAGAGCAAAGGAACTTGCTGCTCTACTTTCATATTTAGACCTTCATAAAAATCTTGTATTTCAAGGTAAAGAGGTTGGCATTCATTAGTGTCCATTATTGCAGAGTCTAAACACTCCAGACACAACTTTCTACCATCATCAAGGATAAGGTATCTGGCATCCACTGGCTGCATCAGTGAAAATGTCTCACATCAGCAAAATAGCTACTAAAAGAAAGTTCAAATTTTATTTAGGCGCCTCTTGATAGAGttcatttttgtcattttctggttttttcattttgaatcttgCAATTTCCTATGTTCAAACAGTTTATGTTCTGTTAACTAACCTCCATTCTCTCACAGCTGCAACAACGAGGAGTTCCATCATGCTCATGAGATGGGCAGTACTTTTGTAGCCAGAAAGGATGTGCCCTATACTCGATGAGACCAGCTGCATTTGTTGGGATCTAAACACATGatggggagggggaaaaaaagaaaaagaaaaaagtggtACCATATGGTCAGCATGATTCGATGAAGTAAATATTGTAGCCACACCGAAGTGGTAGCCACAATCTAATATAACTTTGGGATATCATCCTTGAGAATTCAATCACCATTCCTTTCAAAGTACGAAACAGCAATTGACAAGTTGTAGCAGAACCAAGAAATTACAGAAATGTTATGGACGAAAACAAGTTGTTATGACATATCAGATATTAATTTAGAAAATGGACTTACAAAATTCTTGCAGACATCACATTTAGGGTGATGCAGCTCCTTGTAACAGGATTTGTGGTATGGCCGATTCTCAGACATTGAAAACTGTAATAAAATTTTCAGAGACAAAATCAGTTAAATACCTTCATAATAAGCACCAAGACATGTAATTGAAGTGATTCTGCAAGCAACAAACTGACCTTGAAGGAAAGACTTAATCAAGACAGAAAAACTACTTTAGAAACAGGTTAAGTAAAACTTTGGACAGCTTTAGTAAGGTTCTGACCTCATAATCAGATATTGGTAGCTGACAAGCATGACACCGAAAGCATTCTGGATGCCAAGTAGCTCCCATGCAACTCAAAAATCGTCCATGACCAATTTCAGCCTTACAACCAGCACAGATCCTAAAATACGATTACATTCACTAAATGTCAGGTTTAGCATGAATTACAAAGTCAGACCCTTAAGGGGAAAAAAGAATCCTTTTTGAAAGTAGTTTCCACACAGACTACTTTAAGCAGGACAAAATAACCATCTATACTTGCTTCCTGAGATCATGACACACTGGTCTAACAATAATGACAAAAAGTACTTGACACTTA
This portion of the Coffea eugenioides isolate CCC68of chromosome 11, Ceug_1.0, whole genome shotgun sequence genome encodes:
- the LOC113753791 gene encoding protein DA1-related 1-like yields the protein MQSTELRSWYDLGFIRFRGILLILQLFETCRCIIDCIMGWLTKIFKGSSHKLWEGQYHGKYEDDAIWEGPSTSVDVWSDFDNEEIDHAIALSLAEEDQKAIAEEEQKASEEEDQRAVAEEDHEEAPEEKDHKGKKVIEDEPNLEEDEQLAKALQESLNVESPPSPPQYDYGSFFPPYQFFYPSGYRICAGCKAEIGHGRFLSCMGATWHPECFRCHACQLPISDYEFSMSENRPYHKSCYKELHHPKCDVCKNFIPTNAAGLIEYRAHPFWLQKYCPSHEHDGTPRCCSCERMEPVDARYLILDDGRKLCLECLDSAIMDTNECQPLYLEIQDFYEGLNMKVEQQVPLLLVERQALNEAMEGEKHGHHHMPETRGLCLSEEQTVSTILRRPRIGGYRIIDMFTEPYRLIRRCEVTAILILYGLPRLLTGSILAHEMMHAWLRLKGYSNLSPEVEEGICQVLAHMWLDSEIIAGSGSNVASTSSSSSSASSSSSSNSSKKGKRSQFEKKLGEFFKHQIESDTSVAYGDGFREGNKAVLKYGLRRTLDHIRLTGCFP